The Achromobacter pestifer genome includes a region encoding these proteins:
- a CDS encoding MFS transporter, translated as MDQSVESIAAPPVAADKDPLAARDDALYRKVAWRLLPFLMVCYIAAFLDRVNVGFAKLQMLDDLKFSETVYGLGAGIFFIGYFLFEVPSNVLMHRIGAKKTLARIMILWGIISAAMALTQTPTQFYILRFLLGAAEAGFYPGIILYLTYWFPSNRRGQIVAVFMTAVPFAGILGGPLSGWVMEAFHDTHGMAGWQWMFIIEAIPSVLLGLAVFWYLDDRIDDARWLLPAEKSRLGQNLQSEKTAKTEHVSMLTLLKDRRVVHMALICYCTVSSLSGLAFWIPSVIRSTGVVSLLDIGLLTAVPNVCAVISMVLVCRHSDATRERRWHMIVPFLVGGTGLALSTLFSHNPVLAVAMLSVAAAGCMVCSPLFWSLPTSFLEGKSAAAGIAGINSFAGLAAFVSPYAIGWIKDLTGSTDWGMYFLASFALIGAVLVYRVPKSLVNR; from the coding sequence ATGGACCAGTCAGTAGAGAGCATTGCGGCGCCTCCCGTTGCCGCAGACAAGGATCCCCTGGCGGCGCGGGATGATGCGCTGTATCGGAAGGTGGCGTGGAGGCTGCTGCCGTTTTTGATGGTGTGCTACATCGCGGCGTTCCTGGACCGGGTGAACGTCGGCTTTGCCAAGTTGCAGATGCTGGACGATCTGAAGTTCAGCGAAACGGTGTACGGCCTGGGCGCGGGCATTTTCTTCATCGGCTATTTCCTGTTCGAGGTGCCGAGCAACGTGCTGATGCACCGCATCGGCGCGAAGAAGACGCTGGCGCGCATCATGATCTTGTGGGGCATCATCTCGGCCGCCATGGCGCTGACGCAGACGCCGACCCAGTTCTACATCCTGCGCTTCCTGCTGGGGGCGGCCGAGGCCGGCTTCTATCCCGGGATCATCCTGTACCTGACCTATTGGTTTCCGTCGAACCGGCGCGGCCAGATCGTGGCGGTGTTCATGACGGCGGTGCCGTTCGCCGGCATCCTGGGCGGGCCGCTGTCGGGGTGGGTGATGGAGGCTTTCCATGACACGCACGGCATGGCCGGCTGGCAGTGGATGTTCATCATCGAGGCGATTCCCTCGGTGCTGCTGGGCCTGGCGGTGTTCTGGTACTTGGATGACCGCATCGACGATGCGCGCTGGCTCTTGCCGGCGGAGAAGTCGCGGCTGGGTCAGAACCTGCAGAGCGAGAAGACCGCCAAGACGGAGCATGTGTCGATGCTGACGCTGCTCAAGGACCGGCGCGTCGTGCATATGGCGCTGATCTGCTATTGCACGGTGTCCAGCCTGTCGGGCCTGGCGTTCTGGATTCCTTCAGTGATCCGTTCCACCGGCGTGGTGTCGCTGCTGGACATTGGCCTGCTGACGGCGGTGCCGAACGTGTGCGCGGTGATCTCGATGGTGCTGGTGTGCCGCCATTCGGACGCGACGCGGGAACGCCGCTGGCACATGATCGTGCCTTTCCTGGTGGGCGGGACGGGCTTGGCGCTCAGCACGCTGTTCAGCCATAACCCGGTTCTGGCCGTGGCCATGCTGTCGGTGGCGGCCGCCGGCTGCATGGTGTGCTCGCCGTTGTTCTGGAGCCTGCCGACCTCGTTCCTGGAAGGCAAGAGCGCGGCGGCGGGCATTGCCGGGATCAATTCGTTCGCCGGGCTGGCGGCTTTTGTCAGCCCCTATGCCATCGGCTGGATCAAGGACCTGACCGGGTCGACCGACTGGGGCATGTATTTCCTTGCCAGCTTCGCGCTGATCGGGGCGGTGCTGGTCTACCGCGTGCCGAAGAGCCTGGTCAACCGGTAG
- a CDS encoding YgeY family selenium metabolism-linked hydrolase, whose protein sequence is MTLDVVALTQAMVRIPSLSGKEGEMAALMAATLREAGFSSVTTDGNGSVLGLIGPADADVALLFDGHMDVVPVAGDWRFDPFGAEIRDGRLYGRGSTDMKGGIAAAICGVAEAAREGLKRRVAVSASVLEEIIEGHALASVLDACAPQAVVICEPSKLQIKAGQKGRVELLLTFHGKPAHAATPHIGVNPLHAAARALAVLESLPLPRDEVLGQALLVPTDIVSHPYPSISMIPISTTIRFDRRTVSGESLEDVLAQIRGHLTAHGLSDFTLQVSEDRVATYTGQHATPPRWLPGWRCDEEAGLLQAARAAVSGSGRDPVVGSWAFCTNGSESAGRRGIPTIGLGPGNEEDAHTIDESIALEQLEGARGIYRNLVRAVCG, encoded by the coding sequence ATGACTCTGGACGTAGTTGCGTTGACGCAGGCAATGGTGCGCATTCCCAGCCTTTCGGGCAAGGAAGGCGAGATGGCGGCGCTGATGGCCGCGACCCTGCGCGAGGCGGGCTTCAGCTCGGTCACGACCGATGGCAATGGCTCGGTGCTGGGCCTGATCGGCCCGGCGGATGCGGACGTGGCCTTGCTGTTCGACGGGCACATGGATGTGGTGCCGGTGGCGGGCGACTGGCGCTTTGATCCGTTCGGCGCCGAGATCCGGGATGGCCGGCTGTACGGGCGTGGCAGCACCGACATGAAGGGCGGCATCGCCGCGGCGATCTGCGGCGTGGCGGAGGCGGCGCGGGAGGGCTTGAAGCGCCGCGTGGCGGTGTCGGCCAGCGTGCTGGAGGAAATCATCGAAGGGCATGCGCTGGCTTCGGTGCTGGACGCCTGCGCGCCGCAGGCGGTGGTCATCTGCGAGCCTTCGAAATTGCAGATCAAGGCGGGGCAGAAGGGACGGGTGGAGCTGCTGCTGACTTTCCACGGCAAGCCGGCGCACGCGGCGACGCCGCATATTGGCGTCAATCCCCTGCATGCGGCGGCGCGGGCACTGGCCGTGCTGGAAAGCCTGCCGCTGCCGCGCGACGAGGTGCTAGGCCAGGCGCTGCTGGTGCCGACGGACATCGTGTCGCATCCTTACCCGTCGATCTCCATGATTCCGATCTCGACGACGATACGCTTCGACCGGCGCACCGTGTCGGGCGAAAGCCTGGAGGACGTGTTGGCGCAGATCCGCGGGCATCTGACGGCACATGGCCTGTCTGATTTCACCTTGCAGGTCAGCGAGGATCGGGTGGCGACCTATACCGGGCAGCACGCGACGCCGCCGCGCTGGCTGCCGGGTTGGCGTTGCGACGAAGAGGCCGGGCTGTTGCAGGCTGCACGCGCGGCGGTCAGCGGCAGCGGCCGGGATCCGGTGGTCGGCAGTTGGGCATTCTGCACCAACGGGTCGGAATCGGCCGGGCGCCGCGGCATTCCGACGATAGGCCTGGGACCGGGCAATGAAGAGGATGCCCATACGATCGACGAATCCATTGCGCTGGAGCAGCTGGAAGGCGCCCGCGGCATCTATCGGAACCTGGTGCGCGCCGTCTGCGGTTAA
- a CDS encoding LysR family transcriptional regulator: MDTLRAMRAFVRAVELGTLSAVAREQALSQPALSKIVAALEKDLNVRLLERSTTRVVPTEQGKRFYERATRVLEEYSEAVADARGQTEKPAGFLRINAPVALGQFRLNALIREFLDDHPDIQVELILNDRYVDLVEEGVDVALRLGGNLPPNAIARKAAMSPRYLVAAPSYLAQHGKPRAPRDLAAHEYVRFAWLAAGDTLELHQGATLATVQTQGRFRVNNALAIRESLAMGAGIGLCPAWLVQDLIASGELLRVLPKWSATPQEAFLIYPSRRYQSLRARLLIDFLNDRLARLPGMQVP, encoded by the coding sequence ATGGACACGCTGCGCGCCATGCGGGCCTTCGTCCGCGCCGTGGAGCTGGGCACCCTGTCGGCCGTCGCCCGCGAACAAGCGCTGAGCCAGCCGGCCCTGAGCAAGATTGTCGCCGCGCTGGAAAAGGACCTGAACGTGCGGCTGCTGGAACGCAGCACCACGCGCGTCGTGCCCACCGAACAAGGCAAGCGCTTCTACGAACGCGCCACCCGCGTCCTGGAGGAATACTCGGAGGCCGTGGCCGACGCCCGCGGCCAGACCGAAAAGCCCGCCGGCTTCCTGCGCATCAACGCGCCCGTGGCGCTAGGCCAGTTCCGGCTGAACGCGCTGATACGGGAATTCCTGGACGACCATCCCGACATCCAGGTCGAACTGATCCTGAACGACCGCTACGTGGACCTGGTGGAAGAAGGCGTGGACGTGGCGCTGCGACTGGGCGGCAACCTGCCGCCCAACGCCATCGCGCGCAAGGCGGCCATGTCGCCGCGCTATCTGGTCGCCGCCCCCTCCTACCTGGCGCAGCACGGCAAGCCCCGCGCGCCCCGCGATCTGGCCGCTCACGAGTACGTGCGCTTTGCCTGGCTGGCTGCCGGCGACACCCTGGAACTGCACCAGGGCGCCACGCTCGCCACGGTCCAGACCCAGGGGCGTTTCCGCGTCAACAACGCCCTGGCCATCCGCGAAAGCCTGGCCATGGGAGCCGGCATCGGATTGTGCCCCGCGTGGCTGGTGCAGGACCTGATCGCCAGCGGCGAACTGCTGCGCGTCCTGCCCAAATGGAGCGCCACGCCGCAAGAAGCCTTCCTCATCTATCCATCGCGCCGCTACCAGTCGCTGCGGGCGCGGCTGCTGATCGACTTCCTGAATGACCGGCTGGCCCGCCTGCCCGGCATGCAGGTGCCTTAA
- a CDS encoding N-carbamoyl-D-amino-acid hydrolase — translation MSRIINVAAAQLGPIQRSDTRRDVVERLLAHLRQAHAMGCQLVVFPELALTTFFPRWYMEDPAEIDAFYESEMPGPETRVLFETARKLGIGFYLGYAELAVEQGVKRRFNTSILVNQNGEIIGKYRKVHLPGHAENEPWRAFQHLEKHYFEPGESFDVWRGFGGVMGMALCNDRRWSETYRVMGLQGAEMILLGYNTPVHNPPAPEHDDLSMFHNHLVMQAGAYQNGTWVVGVAKAGKEEGCEMIGGSCIIAPSGEIVAACSTKGDELAIARCDLDLCLSYKNTTFNFERHRRPEAYGLITERRGAVEPAPEAAITA, via the coding sequence ATGTCACGCATCATCAATGTCGCGGCCGCGCAGCTTGGGCCGATCCAGCGCAGCGACACGCGTCGCGACGTCGTCGAGCGCCTGCTCGCGCATCTGCGCCAGGCCCATGCCATGGGCTGCCAGCTGGTGGTATTTCCGGAGCTGGCGCTGACGACTTTCTTCCCGCGCTGGTACATGGAAGATCCGGCCGAGATCGACGCGTTCTATGAAAGCGAGATGCCCGGTCCGGAAACCCGGGTGCTGTTCGAGACCGCGCGCAAGCTGGGCATCGGTTTTTACCTGGGCTATGCGGAACTGGCGGTGGAGCAGGGCGTCAAGCGCCGCTTCAACACGTCGATCCTGGTGAACCAGAACGGCGAAATCATCGGCAAGTACCGCAAGGTGCACCTGCCTGGGCACGCCGAGAACGAGCCCTGGCGCGCTTTCCAGCATCTGGAGAAGCACTACTTCGAGCCGGGCGAATCGTTCGATGTCTGGCGCGGCTTTGGCGGCGTAATGGGTATGGCGCTGTGCAATGACCGCCGCTGGTCCGAGACCTATCGCGTGATGGGGTTGCAAGGGGCCGAAATGATCCTGCTCGGCTACAACACGCCAGTGCACAACCCGCCGGCGCCCGAGCATGACGACCTGTCCATGTTCCACAATCATCTGGTGATGCAGGCCGGCGCCTATCAGAACGGCACCTGGGTGGTGGGCGTGGCCAAAGCCGGCAAGGAAGAGGGCTGCGAGATGATAGGCGGCAGCTGCATCATCGCGCCGTCGGGCGAGATCGTGGCCGCCTGCTCGACCAAGGGCGATGAGCTGGCGATCGCGCGCTGCGACCTGGACCTGTGCCTGTCGTACAAGAACACCACGTTCAATTTCGAGCGGCACCGGCGTCCCGAGGCTTACGGCCTGATCACGGAACGCAGAGGCGCGGTGGAACCTGCGCCGGAGGCGGCGATCACCGCCTGA